Proteins encoded within one genomic window of Bdellovibrionota bacterium:
- a CDS encoding DUF488 domain-containing protein, protein MKRLLDVRLNNSSQLAGFTKKEDLPYFLKEIAGAEYIHEPLFAPTHDLLNDYKKRNGSWHDYEIRFLKLLEERQVEGKIRRQLFEIPTVLLCSERMADHCHRRLVS, encoded by the coding sequence GTGAAACGCCTGCTTGACGTCCGTCTAAACAACTCCTCGCAACTTGCTGGCTTCACGAAAAAGGAAGATCTCCCTTACTTCTTAAAGGAGATCGCCGGTGCTGAGTACATTCACGAGCCATTATTCGCTCCAACGCACGATCTGCTTAACGATTACAAGAAGCGTAATGGGAGTTGGCATGATTACGAAATACGTTTCTTGAAGCTGCTGGAAGAGCGCCAGGTGGAAGGTAAGATCCGTCGGCAGCTCTTCGAAATTCCGACAGTTTTGCTTTGTAGTGAACGAATGGCGGATCATTGTCACCGACGGCTAGTGTCCTGA